The following proteins are co-located in the Malus sylvestris chromosome 13, drMalSylv7.2, whole genome shotgun sequence genome:
- the LOC126596554 gene encoding uncharacterized protein LOC126596554 isoform X2 encodes MSTSSQLQEINRKTSQIALPNHDEESAARTRPFSFEEIMLRRNNKKLCDSVVKEVVDVGNVPRESMVKNSFASFESEKDHRHHKDLPPVDKKPASEDPVKAYSRKKEIYNSKSSKTEDGFSKGKVRGGHEPESLKDKPSKDRRTEAKGGTTEKQIHGRRKIDERSDNFQKESVKKHSRDLTGKERHMSQNRGRSEREAKRKYQNGYDEKIRDRNAAKKHDSGKHHLLETSERKERKKSSKFNFENSRLKRERSRSRDREDTHRFRSPSPRAHNYTSHNLRIRSEISSHSLKDRPGTQDSDIDRSRISNNGSNSHHRRHGGPVKRLGGYSPRKRRTESALKTPSPPDRSPEKKSAKWDHPPTATDKITKDKGQAVVEFLTPEDAIAALSFDGTDISGSILKIRRPKDFVEVATGDPEKSMAAVETMSDVVKDSPNKIFIGGISNALSSTMLLEIISVFGPLKAYHFEVNEKLNEPCAFVEYVDQSVTLKACAGLNGMKLGGRVLTAVQAIHGASSLENCGNTSYEIPEYAKPLLQQPSQVLKLRNVFNLEHFSLLSEPEMEEVLEDVRLECARFGTIKSAKVVKYRNNHIITPGTSEAVNDAKSGGYQKSLESEETGAKIDGKEEHIANETRETSGVEIPNNAKQVKEEEVTEDNRFYYDKPADGFREEKSCQMGQSDDNMKAEGSDNLPNNFLGEHPNQLNGMKDASECCDDLVTDIKIEDVSLESKSMAKEDSTLKEVGIEREETFAGKEGSAGTESDAIRKSEINEKDHGKDQDYDLARRFEPGCVFVEFVRAEASLKAAHCLHGRAFEDRIVTVEYVSLDHYKAQFPN; translated from the exons ATGAGCACGTCTAGTCAGCTAcaagaaattaacagaaaaactagCCAGATTGCCCTGCCTAACCATGATGAAGAAAGCGCTGCTCGAACAAGGCCTTTCAGCTTTGAAGAGATTATGCTTAGGAGGAATAACAAGAAGTTATGTGATAGTGTTGTAAAGGAAGTCGTAGATGTAGGTAATGTACCAAGGGAATCTATGGTTAAAAATTCTTTTGCAAGTTTTGAGTCTGAAAAGGATCACAGACACCATAAAGATTTGCCCCCTGTTGATAAAAAGCCTGCCTCGGAGGATCCAGTGAAGGCATAttccagaaagaaagaaatatataaTTCCAAGAGTTCTAAAACGGAAGACGGTTTTTCCAAAGGGAAAGTTAGGGGAGGGCATGAGCCAGAAAGCTTGAAGGATAAACCGAGCAAGGATAGAAGAACTGAAGCTAAAGGAGGCACAACTGAAAAACAAATACATGGTAGGAGAAAAATTGACGAGCGCTCAGATAACTTCCAAAAAGAATCTGTAAAGAAGCATTCAAGGGATTTGACAGGAAAGGAGAGACACATGAGCCAAAACAGAGGAAGATCTGAAAGAGAAGCCAagagaaaataccaaaatggATATGATGAAAAAATTAGAGACAGAAATGCTGCAAAGAAGCATGATTCAGGGAAACATCATCTGTTAGAAACttcagagagaaaggagaggaaaaaatcatcaaaattcaaTTTCGAAAATTCAAGGCTAAAAAGGGAACGGTCAAGGAGTAGAGACCGTGAGGATACACATAGATTTAGGTCTCCCTCACCAAGGGCACACAATTATACATCTCATAATTTGAGGATCCGCAGCGAGATATCTTCACATTCACTCAAAGACAGGCCTGGAACACAGGATTCTGATATTGACAGGAGTAGAATATCTAATAATGGCTCCAATAGCCACCATCGCCGACATGGTGGGCCGGTGAAAAGGCTTGGTGGTTATTCACCGAGGAAGAGAAGAACCGAGTCTGCTCTTAAGACTCCATCCCCACCTGACCGTTCGCCTGAAAAGAAAAGTGCCAAGTGGGATCATCCCCCTACGGCAACTGACAAG ATTACCAAAGACAAAGGTCAAGCTGTTGTGGAGTTTCTTACACCGGAAGACGCCATAGCTGCTCTATCTTTTGATGGCACCGACATCTCTGGTTCTATTCTCAAAATAAGGCGCCCTAAAGACTTTGTTGAAGTGGct ACTGGTGATCCAGAGAAATCAATGGCCGCGGTTGAGACAATGAGTGATGTTGTGAAGGATTCCCCCAACAAG ATTTTCATTGGTGGAATTTCAAATGCTCTTTCATCAACAATG CTTTTGGAGATAATTAGTGTCTTTGGACCTTTGAAGGCATACCACTTTGAGGTCAACGAGAAACTTAATGAACCGTGTGCTTTTGTGGAG TATGTAGACCAATCAGTTACTCTCAAAGCATGTGCGGGTCTGAACGGTATGAAATTGGGAGGGAGAGTGCTAACTGCAGTTCAAGCAATTCATGGTGCATCATCCTTG GAAAATTGTGGAAATACATCATATGAGATACCAGAATATGCAAAGCCACTTCTCCAACAACCATCGCAGGTCCTAAAGCTTAGAAATGTG TTCAATCTTGAGCACTTCTCACTGCTCTCAGAACCAGAAATGGAAGAAGTTCTGGAAGATGTGCGATTAGAGTGTGCCAG GTTTGGTACTATTAAATCTGCAAAGGTTGTCAAGTATCGCAACAATCACATCATCACCCCAGGGACATCTGAAGCTGTTAATGATGCGAAATCTGGAGGCTACCAGAAGAGCTTAGAGTCCGAAGAAACTGGAGCAAAAATAGACGGTAAAGAAGAACATATTGCAAATGAGACCAGGGAAACTAGTGGAGTGGAGATTCCAAACAATGCCAAACAAGTAAAAGAAGAGGAAGTCACAGAAGACAACCGGTTCTATTATGATAAGCCTGCAGATGGTTTTAGAGAGGAAAAATCATGTCAAATGGGTCAATCAGATGATAATATGAAAGCTGAAGGAAGCGACAACCTACCTAACAATTTTCTTGGGGAACACCCGAACCAGCTGAACGGTATGAAAGATGCTTCGGAATGCTGTGATGATTTGGTTACTGATATTAAAATAGAGGACGTAAGCTTGGAAAGCAAATCAATGGCTAAAGAGGATTCAACTCTAAAGGAAGTTGGTATTGAGAGAGAAGAAACTTTTGCTGGAAAGGAGGGCAGTGCTGGAACAGAATCAGATGCTATTCGAAAGagtgaaattaatgaaaaggatCATGGGAAGGACCAGGATTATGATCTTGCAAGAAGATTTGAGCCCGGGTGTGTTTTTGTGGAGTTTGTTAGAGCAGAAGCCTCTTTAAAGGCAGCACATTGTTTACATGGACGGGCTTTTGAGGATCGTATTGTGACTGTGGAGTATGTTTCACTTGATCATTACAAGGCTCAGTTTCCAAATTGA
- the LOC126596554 gene encoding splicing factor U2af large subunit B isoform X1 translates to MSTSSQLQEINRKTSQIALPNHDEESAARTRPFSFEEIMLRRNNKKLCDSVVKEVVDVGNVPRESMVKNSFASFESEKDHRHHKDLPPVDKKPASEDPVKAYSRKKEIYNSKSSKTEDGFSKGKVRGGHEPESLKDKPSKDRRTEAKGGTTEKQIHGRRKIDERSDNFQKESVKKHSRDLTGKERHMSQNRGRSEREAKRKYQNGYDEKIRDRNAAKKHDSGKHHLLETSERKERKKSSKFNFENSRLKRERSRSRDREDTHRFRSPSPRAHNYTSHNLRIRSEISSHSLKDRPGTQDSDIDRSRISNNGSNSHHRRHGGPVKRLGGYSPRKRRTESALKTPSPPDRSPEKKSAKWDHPPTATDKVLSGSIASIFNSSNCNMSSNVHEMAIAVAVASATRKSISGVHPNSLLTKKNASVDSVQLTQATRPMRRLYVDNVPSTTSENTLVESLNNVLLSSGVNHIPGTRPCISCVITKDKGQAVVEFLTPEDAIAALSFDGTDISGSILKIRRPKDFVEVATGDPEKSMAAVETMSDVVKDSPNKIFIGGISNALSSTMLLEIISVFGPLKAYHFEVNEKLNEPCAFVEYVDQSVTLKACAGLNGMKLGGRVLTAVQAIHGASSLENCGNTSYEIPEYAKPLLQQPSQVLKLRNVFNLEHFSLLSEPEMEEVLEDVRLECARFGTIKSAKVVKYRNNHIITPGTSEAVNDAKSGGYQKSLESEETGAKIDGKEEHIANETRETSGVEIPNNAKQVKEEEVTEDNRFYYDKPADGFREEKSCQMGQSDDNMKAEGSDNLPNNFLGEHPNQLNGMKDASECCDDLVTDIKIEDVSLESKSMAKEDSTLKEVGIEREETFAGKEGSAGTESDAIRKSEINEKDHGKDQDYDLARRFEPGCVFVEFVRAEASLKAAHCLHGRAFEDRIVTVEYVSLDHYKAQFPN, encoded by the exons ATGAGCACGTCTAGTCAGCTAcaagaaattaacagaaaaactagCCAGATTGCCCTGCCTAACCATGATGAAGAAAGCGCTGCTCGAACAAGGCCTTTCAGCTTTGAAGAGATTATGCTTAGGAGGAATAACAAGAAGTTATGTGATAGTGTTGTAAAGGAAGTCGTAGATGTAGGTAATGTACCAAGGGAATCTATGGTTAAAAATTCTTTTGCAAGTTTTGAGTCTGAAAAGGATCACAGACACCATAAAGATTTGCCCCCTGTTGATAAAAAGCCTGCCTCGGAGGATCCAGTGAAGGCATAttccagaaagaaagaaatatataaTTCCAAGAGTTCTAAAACGGAAGACGGTTTTTCCAAAGGGAAAGTTAGGGGAGGGCATGAGCCAGAAAGCTTGAAGGATAAACCGAGCAAGGATAGAAGAACTGAAGCTAAAGGAGGCACAACTGAAAAACAAATACATGGTAGGAGAAAAATTGACGAGCGCTCAGATAACTTCCAAAAAGAATCTGTAAAGAAGCATTCAAGGGATTTGACAGGAAAGGAGAGACACATGAGCCAAAACAGAGGAAGATCTGAAAGAGAAGCCAagagaaaataccaaaatggATATGATGAAAAAATTAGAGACAGAAATGCTGCAAAGAAGCATGATTCAGGGAAACATCATCTGTTAGAAACttcagagagaaaggagaggaaaaaatcatcaaaattcaaTTTCGAAAATTCAAGGCTAAAAAGGGAACGGTCAAGGAGTAGAGACCGTGAGGATACACATAGATTTAGGTCTCCCTCACCAAGGGCACACAATTATACATCTCATAATTTGAGGATCCGCAGCGAGATATCTTCACATTCACTCAAAGACAGGCCTGGAACACAGGATTCTGATATTGACAGGAGTAGAATATCTAATAATGGCTCCAATAGCCACCATCGCCGACATGGTGGGCCGGTGAAAAGGCTTGGTGGTTATTCACCGAGGAAGAGAAGAACCGAGTCTGCTCTTAAGACTCCATCCCCACCTGACCGTTCGCCTGAAAAGAAAAGTGCCAAGTGGGATCATCCCCCTACGGCAACTGACAAGGTATTATCTGGTTCGATTGCTTCTATTTTTAATTCATCAAACTGTAACATGTCTTCAAATGTACATGAGATGGCTATTGCTGTTGCTGTTGCTTCGGCTACTAGGAAATCTATATCTGGGGTTCATCCTAATTCTTTATTGACTAAGAAGAATGCTTCTGTTGACTCGGTCCAACTAACACAAGCTACTCGGCCTATGAGGAGGCTTTATGTAGACAATGTTCCGTCTACAACCTCTGAGAATACTTTAGTGGAATCTCTTAATAATGTTTTGTTGTCTTCGGGTGTCAATCATATCCCAGGAACACGCCCATGCATTAGTTGTGTG ATTACCAAAGACAAAGGTCAAGCTGTTGTGGAGTTTCTTACACCGGAAGACGCCATAGCTGCTCTATCTTTTGATGGCACCGACATCTCTGGTTCTATTCTCAAAATAAGGCGCCCTAAAGACTTTGTTGAAGTGGct ACTGGTGATCCAGAGAAATCAATGGCCGCGGTTGAGACAATGAGTGATGTTGTGAAGGATTCCCCCAACAAG ATTTTCATTGGTGGAATTTCAAATGCTCTTTCATCAACAATG CTTTTGGAGATAATTAGTGTCTTTGGACCTTTGAAGGCATACCACTTTGAGGTCAACGAGAAACTTAATGAACCGTGTGCTTTTGTGGAG TATGTAGACCAATCAGTTACTCTCAAAGCATGTGCGGGTCTGAACGGTATGAAATTGGGAGGGAGAGTGCTAACTGCAGTTCAAGCAATTCATGGTGCATCATCCTTG GAAAATTGTGGAAATACATCATATGAGATACCAGAATATGCAAAGCCACTTCTCCAACAACCATCGCAGGTCCTAAAGCTTAGAAATGTG TTCAATCTTGAGCACTTCTCACTGCTCTCAGAACCAGAAATGGAAGAAGTTCTGGAAGATGTGCGATTAGAGTGTGCCAG GTTTGGTACTATTAAATCTGCAAAGGTTGTCAAGTATCGCAACAATCACATCATCACCCCAGGGACATCTGAAGCTGTTAATGATGCGAAATCTGGAGGCTACCAGAAGAGCTTAGAGTCCGAAGAAACTGGAGCAAAAATAGACGGTAAAGAAGAACATATTGCAAATGAGACCAGGGAAACTAGTGGAGTGGAGATTCCAAACAATGCCAAACAAGTAAAAGAAGAGGAAGTCACAGAAGACAACCGGTTCTATTATGATAAGCCTGCAGATGGTTTTAGAGAGGAAAAATCATGTCAAATGGGTCAATCAGATGATAATATGAAAGCTGAAGGAAGCGACAACCTACCTAACAATTTTCTTGGGGAACACCCGAACCAGCTGAACGGTATGAAAGATGCTTCGGAATGCTGTGATGATTTGGTTACTGATATTAAAATAGAGGACGTAAGCTTGGAAAGCAAATCAATGGCTAAAGAGGATTCAACTCTAAAGGAAGTTGGTATTGAGAGAGAAGAAACTTTTGCTGGAAAGGAGGGCAGTGCTGGAACAGAATCAGATGCTATTCGAAAGagtgaaattaatgaaaaggatCATGGGAAGGACCAGGATTATGATCTTGCAAGAAGATTTGAGCCCGGGTGTGTTTTTGTGGAGTTTGTTAGAGCAGAAGCCTCTTTAAAGGCAGCACATTGTTTACATGGACGGGCTTTTGAGGATCGTATTGTGACTGTGGAGTATGTTTCACTTGATCATTACAAGGCTCAGTTTCCAAATTGA